One Brassica oleracea var. oleracea cultivar TO1000 chromosome C7, BOL, whole genome shotgun sequence genomic window carries:
- the LOC106302122 gene encoding patellin-6-like, translating into MDSSLSPTPFDHQSTEPKKTFMTTLIPLRPSHFKEDFYFVSELKPSEAKSLQDLKQKLSSSSFASSSSMWGVPLLGGDDRADVILLKFLRARDFKVGDSLRMLEKCLEWREEFKTEKLTEEDLGFKDLEGRVAYMRGYDKEGHPVCYNAYGVFKEREMYERVFGDEEKLNKFLRWRVQVLERGVKLLHFKPGGVNSIIQVTDLKDMPKRELRVASNQILSLFQDNYPEMVATKIFINVPWYFSVIYSMFSPFLTHRTKSKFVMSKEGNAAETLYKFIRPEDIPVQYGGLSRPTDSQKGPPKPASEFSIKGGEKVNIQIEGIEGGATISWDIVVGGWDLEYTAEFVPNAEESYAIVVEKPRRMKASDEAVCNSFTTGEAWELIISVDNSLSRKKKVAAYHYTVRKSTTAV; encoded by the exons ATGGACTCTTCACTGTCTCCAACCCCATTTGATCACCAAAGCACAGAGCCAAAAAAAACCTTCATGACCACTCTCATCCCCCTCCGCCCCAGCCACTTCAAAGAAGACTTTTACTTCGTCTCCGAACTCAAACCCTCCGAGGCAAAATCTCTCCAAGACCTCAAACAAAAACTCTCATCTTCCTCCTTCGCATCCTCTTCTTCCATGTGGGGAGTCCCGCTCCTAGGCGGTGACGACAGAGCTGACGTCATCCTCCTCAAGTTCCTCAGAGCCAGGGACTTCAAAGTCGGAGACTCGCTGAGGATGCTTGAGAAGTGTCTGGAGTGGAGAGAAGAGTTCAAGACCGAGAAACTGACCGAAGAGGATCTTGGTTTTAAAGATTTGGAAGGTAGAGTAGCGTACATGAGAGGGTACGACAAAGAAGGGCATCCCGTGTGTTACAACGCGTACGGTGTGTTTAAAGAGAGAGAGATGTACGAGAGGGTGTTTGGTGACGAGGAGAAACTCAACAAGTTTCTGAGATGGAGAGTTCAGGTTCTGGAGAGAGGTGTTAAGCTGCTTCATTTTAAGCCTGGTGGTGTTAATTCGATTATTCAAGTTACGGATCTTAAGGATATGCCTAAG AGAGAGCTTAGAGTTGCTTCGAACCAGATTCTTTCTCTCTTTCAGGATAATTATCCTGAGATGGTTGCTACTAAG ATATTCATCAATGTGCCTTGGTACTTCAGTGTGATCTACTCAATGTTCAGCCCTTTCTTGACTCATAGAACAAAGAGCAAGTTTGTAATGTCCAAAGAAGGAAATGCAGCCGAAACACTTTACAA GTTCATAAGACCTGAAGATATTCCGGTGCAATACGGCGGCCTTAGTCGTCCTACTGATTCTCAAAAAGGACCACCTAAACCCGCTTCTGAATTCTCCATCAAGGGTGGTGAGAAAGTTAACATTCAGATCGAAGGCATTGAG GGTGGAGCAACGATATCATGGGACATAGTAGTTGGAGGATGGGACTTAGAGTATACGGCAGAGTTTGTTCCAAACGCTGAAGAGAGTTACGCGATTGTGGTTGAGAAACCAAGAAGGATGAAAGCTTCGGATGAAGCTGTTTGCAACTCTTTCACGACAGGAGAAGCTTGGGAACTCATTATCTCGGTTGATAACTCTTTGTCCCGCAAGAAGAAAGTTGCTGCTTATCATTACACTGTCAGAAAATCTACTACAGCCGTCTAA
- the LOC106304959 gene encoding short-chain dehydrogenase reductase 2a: protein MPAQVITEQTFQSLHDTIMEDTNSTLFHKRLEGKVAIITGGAHGIGKATVKLFARHGATVVIADVDATAGSSLAKSISSSQVAFISCDVSVEADVENLVNVTIARYGRLDVLFNNAGVLGDQKKHKSILDFNAEEFDQVMRVNVRGAGLGMKHAARAMIKRGFKGCIISTASVAGVMGGMGPHAYTASKHAIVGLTKNAACELGRYGIRVNCISPFGVATSMLVNAWRKTSGCGDMEDGDDVEEMEEFVRSLANLKGETLRATDIAEAALYLASDESKYVNGHNLVVDGGVTTARNCVGL, encoded by the exons ATGCCAGCTCAAGTGATCACTGAGCAGACCTTTCAATCCCTCCACGACACCATCATGGAGGATACAAATTCAACTTTATTTCATAAGAG GTTGGAAGGAAAAGTAGCCATCATAACCGGAGGAGCACATGGGATCGGCAAAGCAACCGTCAAGCTATTCGCGAGACACGGTGCCACGGTGGTGATCGCTGACGTGGACGCCACAGCCGGATCTTCCCTGGCTAAATCGATCTCATCATCCCAAGTCGCCTTCATAAGCTGCGATGTCTCGGTCGAAGCTGACGTGGAAAACCTAGTGAACGTGACCATCGCACGTTACGGTCGGCTTGACGTGCTATTCAACAACGCAGGAGTTCTCGGAGACCAGAAGAAACACAAAAGCATATTAGACTTCAACGCTGAAGAGTTCGACCAAGTGATGCGTGTGAACGTGCGAGGCGCAGGGCTCGGCATGAAACACGCGGCACGTGCCATGATTAAAAGAGGCTTTAAAGGTTGCATAATCTCGACGGCGAGTGTAGCGGGCGTGATGGGTGGAATGGGCCCACATGCTTACACGGCGTCGAAGCATGCGATCGTTGGACTGACCAAGAACGCAGCTTGTGAGCTCGGGAGGTATGGGATTAGGGTTAACTGCATATCACCGTTTGGAGTTGCTACGTCGATGCTGGTGAACGCGTGGAGGAAGACGAGTGGATGTGGTGACATGGAAGATGGTGATGATGTAGAGGAGATGGAGGAGTTCGTGAGGAGTTTGGCTAATTTGAAAGGAGAGACATTGAGAGCGACGGATATAGCTGAAGCGGCGTTGTATTTGGCGAGTGATGAGTCAAAGTATGTTAATGGACATAACCTTGTTGTTGACGGGGGTGTTACGACTGCGAGGAACTGTGTTGGTTTGTGA
- the LOC106304379 gene encoding PAN domain-containing protein At5g03700, with translation MVMKIITFSFLICLIYKLQGHCKSDINLGFTLPLSAPIEYTPGFIGKAYLMETETSSRREPSFKAALTMESSDYKGRYLCSIQVFLGDVRVWSSGHYTKMYVSSKCIFELTEDGDMRLKRSNKRVGWRSGTSGQGIERLEIQSTGNLVLLDAMNMIKWQSFNFPTDVMLSGQRLDVATQLTSFPKDSTMFYSFEVLRDKIALFLNLDKLKYSYWEYKPIENKTVNFLRLGPNGLDIFDDNSHRIGRIEQPLTRFLAIGNITGNLGLYSYKPDKGKFEATFQALSNTCDLPVACKPYGICTSSKSCSCIKVMSKGDCNNNEEEWLSMKRLCDHEMVELEGVTTVLRNGTEARNVSKERCEELCKKDCECRGASYSVPDESCVMYGVVMGVKEIERVSGLSYMVKIPKGVRLSDEKSNVRKWVVGLVGGIDALVILLLLSGFGFYYIRKRRKRSSQPQPQPQPQPQPQPQLQEDPNT, from the exons ATGGTGATGAAGATCATTACATTCAGTTTCTTAATTTGCTTAATCTATAAACTCCAAGGTCACTGCAAATCAGATATCAACCTTGGTTTTACTCTGCCACTCTCTGCTCCTATAGAATACACTCCTGGATTTATTGGCAAAGCTTATTTAATGGAGACAGAAACATCATCGAGAAGGGAACCAAGTTTTAAAGCCGCATTAACGATGGAGTCAAGCGATTATAAGGGACGATATTTGTGCTCTATCCAAGTTTTCCTTGGAGATGTAAGAGTTTGGAGTTCAGGGCATTACACAAAGATGTATGTTTCTAGCAAATGCATCTTCGAGCTAACAGAAGATGGAGACATGAGGTTAAAGAGAAGCAATAAGCGCGTTGGATGGCGAAGTGGAACCTCAGGACAAGGCATTGAG AGGTTGGAGATACAGAGCACAGGGAATCTAGTTTTGCTTGATGCTATGAATATGATCAAGTGGCAAAGTTTTAACTTCCCAACAGATGTGATGCTGAGTGGTCAGAGACTTGATGTGGCTACGCAACTAACTTCATTCCCAAAAGACTCGACTATGTTCTACTCTTTTGAAGTTCTACGTGACAAGATTGCTCTCTTCCTCAACTTGGACAAGCTCAAGTACTCTTACTGGGAGTACAAACCTATAGAAAACAAAACAGTCAACTTCTTGAGATTAGGGCCAAATGGTCTTGACATATTTGATGATAACAGCCATAGGATAGGGAGAATAGAGCAACCTTTGACCAGGTTCTTGGCTATTGGGAACATAACCGGTAATCTAGGTCTTTACTCGTATAAACCGGACAAGGGAAAGTTCGAGGCAACGTTTCAAGCTTTGAGCAACACGTGTGATCTTCCAGTAGCGTGTAAACCATATGGAATCTGCACATCTTCCAAGTCTTGTTCTTGCATTAAAGTTATGAGCAAAGGAGACTGCAACAACAACGAGGAGGAATGGCTTTCGATGAAGAGGCTATGCGATCACGAGATGGTTGAGCTAGAAGGAGTCACGACGGTGCTGAGAAACGGTACTGAAGCGAGGAACGTGAGCAAAGAAAGATGTGAGGAGTTGTGTAAGAAAGACTGTGAGTGTAGAGGGGCGAGTTACTCTGTCCCTGATGAGAGTTGTGTGATGTATGGGGTTGTGATGGGTGTTAAGGAGATTGAGAGAGTGAGTGGGTTGAGTTATATGGTGAAGATACCTAAAGGAGTGAGGTTGAGTGATGAGAAGTCTAATGTGAGAAAATGGGTTGTGGGGTTAGTTGGAGGGATTGATGCTCTTGTCATATTGCTGCTTCTGTCTGGTTTTGGTTTTTATTACATTAGGAAGCGACGGAAGAGATCTTCACAGCCACAGCCACAGCCACAGCCACAGCCGCAGCCACAACCACAGCTGCAGGAAGATCCCAATACATAA
- the LOC106301968 gene encoding prosaposin-like has translation MGPKAGTFVLFLLGLTFLSDARSFLHQSTLSEEVSKNENVCTLCEEYVTSALAYLEKNETQTQILEDLHDQCSLIRGFEQQCITLVDYYLPLFFLHLESFQPHYFCKRMNLCGHVVALVQEARQDTCDVCHRTVSEILIKLQDPDTQLDVIELLLKGCKSFKNYDYEKKCKKLVFEYGPLILVNAEEFLVKNDICTLLRACPNKQTVLRLPGSADS, from the exons ATGGGACCCAAAGCTGGAACCTTTGTTCTTTTCTTGCTGGGTTTGACCTTTCTTTCCGACGCTAGATCCTTCCTTCATCAGTCCACCCTCTCAG AGGAAGTATCCAAGAACGAAAACGTGTGCACTCTTTGTGAGGAGTATGTTACCTCTGCTCTCGCCTACCTTGAGAAAAACGAAACACAGACTCAGATACTAGAGGACCTTCATGATCAGTGTTCCCTTATCCGCGGATTTGAGCAGCAG TGCATAACTTTGGTTGACTACTATCTCCCTCTGTTCTTCTTGCACCTCGAGTCCTTCCAACCTCATTATTTCTGCAAGAGGATGAATCTCTGTGGTCACGTCGTTGCTCTTGTACAAGAAGCTCGTCAGGATACTTGCGATGTTTGCCACAGGACTGTTTCTGAGATTCTCATCAAACTACAAGATCCTGACACACAG CTGGATGTTATTGAGCTGCTTCTTAAGGGGTGCAAATCGTTCAAGAACTATGACTATGAGAAGAAG TGCAAGAAGTTGGTGTTCGAGTATGGACCTTTGATCCTCGTAAATGCAGAGGAGTTCCTAGTGAAAAACGACATCTGCACACTCTTACGCGCCTGTCCGAACAAGCAAACGGTTCTAAGGCTGCCAGGGTCGGCGGATTCTTGA
- the LOC106301969 gene encoding uncharacterized protein LOC106301969 isoform X2 gives MEAGLPEADNLSRIKHKTEEEEEKGANGGVLNNLISNLIGTTTTTTVNDKSGENIPKSECEDGDHEKKKESSGAGILENIISHLPDDIEVPTTQEASMLIHSVID, from the exons ATGGAAGCGGGATTACCAGAAGCAGACAACCTCTCACGTATCAAACATAAAACAGAAGAAGAGGAAGAGAAGGGAGCTAATGGTGGGGTTTTGAACAATCTGATATCCAACTTGATTGGTACAACAACAACAACAACAGTAAACGACAAATCTGGTGAAAACATCCCAAAATCCGAATGTGAAGATGGAGATCATGAGAAGAAGAAAGAGAGTTCAGGTGCTGGAATCTTGGAAAATATTATTTCTCATCTGCCAG ACGATATTGAAGTTCCAACGACACAGGAAGCATCCATGCTGATCCACTCTGTGATTGACTGA
- the LOC106301969 gene encoding uncharacterized protein LOC106301969 isoform X1 — MEAGLPEADNLSRIKHKTEEEEEKGANGGVLNNLISNLIGTTTTTTVNDKSGENIPKSECEDGDHEKKKESSGAGILENIISHLPADDIEVPTTQEASMLIHSVID; from the exons ATGGAAGCGGGATTACCAGAAGCAGACAACCTCTCACGTATCAAACATAAAACAGAAGAAGAGGAAGAGAAGGGAGCTAATGGTGGGGTTTTGAACAATCTGATATCCAACTTGATTGGTACAACAACAACAACAACAGTAAACGACAAATCTGGTGAAAACATCCCAAAATCCGAATGTGAAGATGGAGATCATGAGAAGAAGAAAGAGAGTTCAGGTGCTGGAATCTTGGAAAATATTATTTCTCATCTGCCAG CAGACGATATTGAAGTTCCAACGACACAGGAAGCATCCATGCTGATCCACTCTGTGATTGACTGA
- the LOC106306510 gene encoding ethylene-overproduction protein 1-like yields MHHNPFTTMRSLKLAEGCKGTQVYALNPPPPPGGVGDKLLQHLQDHLRVNSIRSKSSRTYHHQSTSSLLPYGLPATDLLEPQIDPSLKFPDLVDKMAEVYRRIDASTNLERSRAFLEQCAVFRGLSDPKLFRRSLRSSRQHAVDVHAKVVLSSWLRFERREDELIGTCSMDCCGRILECPKASLLPGYDPETVYDPCLCSGSGGGSNGVVVNECSTSDEAFEYDMSFCIGDEEVRCVRYKIASLSRPFKAMLYGGFRETKLGTISFTQNGISVEGMRAAEVFSRTKRLDEFPPHVVLELLKLANRFCCDELKSSCDSHLARLVSTLDEAMLLIEYGLEESAYLLVAACLQVFLRELPSSMHNPNVIKIFCSVEGRERLASLGHASFALYFFLSQIAMEDDTKSNTTVMILERLVECAVESWEKQLAYHQLGVVMLERKEYKDAQRAFNTAVEAGHLYSLVGVARSKFKRDHRYSAYKIINSLISDHKAATGWMHQERSLYCSGKEKLLDLDTATELDPTLTFPYKFRAVALVEENQFNAAISELNKVLGFKASPDCLEMRAWVSVGKEDYEGALKDIRALLTLEPNFMMFNGKIHGDHMVELLRPLAHQRSQADCWMQLFDHWSSVDDIGSLAVVHDMLAHDPGNSLLRFRQSLLLLRLNCQKAAMRSLRLARNHSKLKHERLVYEGWILYDTGHREEALAKAEESISIQRSFEVFFLKAYALADSTLDPKSSEYVIQLLEEALRCPSDALRKGQALNNLGSVYVDCDKLDLAADCYTNALNIKHTRAHQGLARVYHQKNQRKAAYDEMTKLIQKAQNNASAYEKRSEYCDREMAQSDLSLATELDPLRTYPYRYRAAVLMDDHKENEAIEELSKAISFKPDLQLLHLRAAFYDSMGEGASAIKDCEAALCIDPGHADTLDLYHKARETSAAADQK; encoded by the exons ATGCATCACAATCCATTCACCACAATGCGAAGCTTAAAACTTGCCGAAGGTTGTAAAGGCACGCAAGTCTACGCTCTCAACCCTCCTCCTCCGCCTGGAGGAGTCGGTGACAAGCTACTCCAGCATCTTCAAGACCACCTCCGCGTAAACTCAATCCGATCCAAATCAAGCCGCACGTACCACCACCAATCAACCTCCTCCCTCCTCCCTTACGGCCTCCCCGCCACCGATCTCCTCGAGCCTCAGATCGATCCTTCCCTAAAATTCCCCGACTTGGTGGACAAGATGGCGGAGGTCTACCGCCGCATCGACGCCTCCACGAATCTCGAGAGATCCCGAGCCTTTTTAGAGCAATGCGCCGTCTTCCGAGGCTTATCCGATCCGAAGCTTTTCCGGCGGAGCCTCCGGTCATCGAGGCAGCACGCGGTTGACGTCCACGCGAAGGTCGTGTTGTCCTCGTGGCTCAGGTTCGAGAGGAGGGAGGACGAGCTGATCGGGACGTGCTCTATGGATTGCTGCGGGAGAATCTTGGAATGTCCGAAGGCGAGTCTTTTACCCGGGTATGACCCGGAGACCGTTTACGATCCGTGTCTCTGCTCCGGATCCGGAGGAGGATCAAACGGTGTCGTTGTTAACGAATGTTCGACTTCTGATGAAGCGTTCGAGTATGATATGTCCTTTTGTATAGGCGACGAGGAGGTTCGTTGCGTGCGTTACAAGATAGCTTCCTTGTCTAGACCTTTCAAGGCGATGCTGTACGGAGGGTTTAGAGAAACGAAGCTAGGGACGATCAGCTTCACGCAGAACGGGATCTCTGTGGAAGGGATGAGAGCTGCGGAGGTGTTCAGCAGGACGAAGAGGCTAGATGAGTTCCCTCCTCACGTTGTCTTGGAGCTGCTCAAGCTGGCGAATAGGTTCTGCTGCGACGAGTTGAAGTCTTCTTGCGATTCGCATTTGGCGCGTCTCGTTAGTACTCTTGATGAGGCGATGCTGTTGATCGAGTATGGATTAGAAGAGTCAGCGTACCTTCTCGTGGCGGCTTGTCTCCAGGTTTTCCTCAGGGAGCTGCCGAGCTCTATGCACAACCCCAACGTTATAAAGATCTTCTGCAGCGTTGAGGGAAGGGAGAGGCTGGCGTCTCTCGGCCACGCTTCTTTCGCGTTGTACTTCTTCTTAAGCCAGATTGCTATGGAAGACGATACGAAATCCAACACGACCGTGATGATCTTGGAGCGTCTGGTCGAATGCGCGGTGGAGAGTTGGGAGAAGCAGCTCGCCTACCACCAGCTAGGCGTTGTGATGCTTGAGAGGAAAGAGTATAAAGACGCTCAGAGAGCGTTCAACACCGCGGTCGAGGCTGGTCATCTCTACTCCCTCGTGGGGGTAGCTAGGTCTAAGTTCAAGCGTGACCATAGATACTCGGCTTACAAGATCATCAACTCGCTGATCTCGGATCACAAGGCGGCTACCGGGTGGATGCACCAGGAGAGGTCCTTGTACTGCAGCGGTAAAGAGAAGCTGCTTGATTTGGATACAGCGACCGAGTTAGACCCGACTCTGACGTTCCCTTACAAGTTTAGAGCGGTGGCGTTGGTGGAGGAGAATCAGTTTAACGCTGCCATCTCGGAGCTGAACAAGGTTCTTGGATTCAAGGCTTCCCCTGACTGTCTGGAGATGAGGGCGTGGGTTTCTGTAGGGAAGGAGGATTACGAGGGTGCTTTGAAAGATATCCGCGCGCTTCTGACCTTGGAGCCGAACTTTATGATGTTTAACGGTAAGATCCATGGTGATCACATGGTGGAGCTGCTCCGTCCTCTGGCTCATCAGAGGAGCCAAGCTGATTGCTGGATGCAGCTGTTTGATCATTGGTCTTCTGTGGATGATATTGGATCTCTAGCGGTTGTTCATGACATGCTTGCACATGATCCAGGGAATAGTCTCTTACGGTTTAGACAGTCTCTTCTTCTGCTACG GCTAAATTGTCAAAAGGCAGCAATGCGTAGTCTAAGGCTGGCTAGAAACCATTCAAAGCTAAAGCATGAGAGACTTGTGTATGAAGGATGGATACTGTATGATACTGGCCACCGTGAGGAAGCCTTGGCCAAGGCTGAGGAGTCTATTTCTATACAAAGATCTTTCGAAGTGTTTTTCCTCAAAGCTTACGCCCTCGCAGACTCTACGCTCGACCCCAAGTCCTCGGAGTACGTTATCCAGCTTCTTGAAGAAGCGCTTCGTTGCCCCTCTGATGCTCTCCGTAAGGGACAA GCTTTGAACAACCTGGGGAGCGTATATGTGGACTGTGATAAGCTGGATCTTGCAGCTGATTGCTATACGAACGCGCTCAACATCAAACACACACGAGCGCACCAAGGACTTGCTCGTGTTTACCATCAGAAAAATCAGCGTAAAGCTGCTTATGATGAGATGACAAAGCTAATACAGAAGGCTCAGAACAATGCGTCGGCGTACGAGAAGCGTTCTGAGTATTGTGACCGCGAAATGGCGCAAAGCGACCTTAGTCTAGCAACGGAGCTAGACCCTCTCCGTACCTATCCTTACAGATACAGAGCCGCAG TTCTTATGGACGACCATAAAGAAAATGAAGCAATAGAGGAGCTTTCGAAGGCGATATCCTTTAAACCAGATCTGCAGCTGTTACATCTACGGGCAGCGTTTTATGATTCCATGGGAGAAGGAGCATCTGCTATCAAAGACTGTGAAGCAGCATTGTGTATTGATCCAGGTCATGCAGATACACTCGACCTCTACCACAAAGCTCGTGAAACAAGTGCTGCTGCCGACCAAAAGTAG
- the LOC106301977 gene encoding BAG family molecular chaperone regulator 4-like, with amino-acid sequence MHHSTDDDSELEVRPMPVQQRDDSASSSSDSRPLHDPDSPSAVSSHTISITVSHGSSDHHLHVPHHATFGDLKKAFVLETGLEASDMKILFWGDEKDDAEQLQAAGVTDVSSVFLVEEPNNGVDHVEPPPVMTEEIAKAISAVLAVSGEVDELSDRIGALEAAVDGGTIVAVKEFDMAAELLMRQLLKLDGIKADGEARAQRKAEVRRIQKLQEDVDTLKARCYRAKPQL; translated from the exons ATGCATCACTCAACCGACGACGATTCAGAGTTGGAAGTAAGACCTATGCCCGTCCAACAAAGAGACGACTCTGCCTCCTCCTCCTCCGACTCACGACCTCTCCACGATCCCGACTCTCCTTCCGCCGTTTCTAGTCACACCATCAGTATCACCGTTTCCCATGGCTCCTCCGACCACCATCTCCATGTTCCTCACCACGCCACTTTCG GGGATTTGAAGAAAGCCTTTGTTCTGGAAACTGGGTTGGAGGCTAGTGATATGAAGATCTTGTTCTGGGGAGATGAGAAAGATGATGCTGAGCAACTGCAAGCTGCTGGTGTTACGGACGTGTCTAGTGTTTTCCTTGTGGAGGAACCTAATAATGGAGTGGACCATGTTGAACCGCCTCCTGTGATGACCGAAGAGATTGCCAAGGCTATTTCTGCTGTTCTAGCAGTCTCTGGAGAGGTCGATGAGCTCTCGGATAGG ATTGGTGCTTTAGAGGCTGCTGTCGATGGAGGGACGATAGTTGCGGTGAAGGAGTTTGACATGGCTGCTGAGCTGCTCATGAGGCAGTTGCTCAAATTGGATGGTATCAAGGCAGATGGGGAAGCTAGAGCACAGCGAAAGGCAGAG GTACGTAGGATTCAAAAGTTGCAGGAGGATGTGGATACGTTGAAGGCAAGATGTTACAGAGCCAAGCCGCAGCTGTAA
- the LOC106303591 gene encoding ERBB-3 BINDING PROTEIN 1-like isoform X2: MSSDDERDEKELDLTSPEVVTKYKSAAEIVNKALQVVLAKCKPGAKIVDICEKGDAFIIKQTGNMYKNAKKKIDRGVAFPTCVSVNNVVGHFSPLAGDESVLEEGDMVKIDMGCHIDGFIALVGHTHVIQEGPVTGRKADVIAAANTAAEVALRLVRPGKKNHAVTEAIQKVADAYDCKIVEGVISHQMKQNVIDGSKSFLSVSTPETRVDDTEFEENEVYAIDIVASTGDGKPKLLDEKQTTIYRKDESIHYQLKMKASRSLISEVKERFPHMPFTSRSLEEKRARLGLVECVNHGHLQPYPVLYEKAGDVVAQIKFTVLLMPNGSDKITSHTLQELQPTKTIDDPEIKGWLALGIKKKKGGGKKKKAKKAGEASTEAEPMEASSNAEA, encoded by the exons ATGAGTTCCGACGATGAGAGAGACGAGAAGGAGCTGGATCTCACCTCTCCTGAAGTCGTCACCAAGTACAAGAGCGCCGCTGAGATCGTCAACA AGGCGTTGCAGGTTGTTTTGGCTAAATGCAAGCCAGGAGCTAAGATTGTCGATATCTGCGAGAAAGGAGACGCCTTTATCATAAA GCAAACAGGAAACATGTACAAGAATGCCAAGAAGAAGATTGATCGAGGCGTCGCATTTCCCACGTGCGTTTCTGTGAACAACGTCGTTGGTCATTTCTCACCTCTTGCTGGTGATGAGTCAGTGTTGGAAGAGGGTGACATGGTCAAAAT TGATATGGGATGTCATATTGATGGGTTCATTGCCCTTGTTGGCCACACGCATGTTATTCAAGAAGGACCCGTTACTGGACGCAAAGCTGATGTTATTGCTGCTGCGAATACCGCCGCTGAAGTTGCTTTGAGACTCGTACGTCCTGGGAAGAAG AACCATGCTGTCACTGAAGCTATTCAGAAGGTGGCTGATGCTTACGACTGCAAAATTGTGGAAGGGGTTATTTCCCACCAGATGAAACAGAACGTGATAGATGGAAGCAAGAGTTTCCTAAGTGTATCCACTCCAGAAACAAGAGTTGATGATACTGAGTTTGAAGAGAATGAAGTGTATGCAATAGATATTGTGGCTAGCACCGGTGATGGCAAG CCTAAGCTATTAGACGAGAAGCAAACAACTATTTACCGGAAAGATGAGAGTATTCACTATCAGTTGAAGATGAAGGCTTCCAGATCCTTAATAAGCGAGGTTAAAGAGAGATTCCCCCACATGCCATTCACTTCAAG ATCATTGGAGGAGAAAAGGGCACGACTTGGACTTGTGGAGTGTGTGAACCATGGTCATTTGCAACCATATCCTGTTCTTTATGAGAAGGCTG GGGATGTTGTTGCCCAGATTAAATTCACAGTTTTGCTGATGCCAAATGGATCGGATAAGATCACTTCACACACACTTCAGGAGCTTCAACCTACGAAGACCATTGATGACCCTGAGATCAAAGGATGGTTAGCCTTGGGTATCAAAAAGAAGAAGGGTGGTGGAAAGAAGAAGAAAG CCAAGAAGGCAGGAGAGGCCTCAACGGAGGCTGAGCCAATGGAAGCAAGTAGCAATGCTGAAGCATGA
- the LOC106303591 gene encoding ERBB-3 BINDING PROTEIN 1-like isoform X1, translated as MYKNAKKKIDRGVAFPTCVSVNNVVGHFSPLAGDESVLEEGDMVKIDMGCHIDGFIALVGHTHVIQEGPVTGRKADVIAAANTAAEVALRLVRPGKKNHAVTEAIQKVADAYDCKIVEGVISHQMKQNVIDGSKSFLSVSTPETRVDDTEFEENEVYAIDIVASTGDGKPKLLDEKQTTIYRKDESIHYQLKMKASRSLISEVKERFPHMPFTSRSLEEKRARLGLVECVNHGHLQPYPVLYEKAGDVVAQIKFTVLLMPNGSDKITSHTLQELQPTKTIDDPEIKGWLALGIKKKKGGGKKKKAKKAGEASTEAEPMEASSNAEA; from the exons ATGTACAAGAATGCCAAGAAGAAGATTGATCGAGGCGTCGCATTTCCCACGTGCGTTTCTGTGAACAACGTCGTTGGTCATTTCTCACCTCTTGCTGGTGATGAGTCAGTGTTGGAAGAGGGTGACATGGTCAAAAT TGATATGGGATGTCATATTGATGGGTTCATTGCCCTTGTTGGCCACACGCATGTTATTCAAGAAGGACCCGTTACTGGACGCAAAGCTGATGTTATTGCTGCTGCGAATACCGCCGCTGAAGTTGCTTTGAGACTCGTACGTCCTGGGAAGAAG AACCATGCTGTCACTGAAGCTATTCAGAAGGTGGCTGATGCTTACGACTGCAAAATTGTGGAAGGGGTTATTTCCCACCAGATGAAACAGAACGTGATAGATGGAAGCAAGAGTTTCCTAAGTGTATCCACTCCAGAAACAAGAGTTGATGATACTGAGTTTGAAGAGAATGAAGTGTATGCAATAGATATTGTGGCTAGCACCGGTGATGGCAAG CCTAAGCTATTAGACGAGAAGCAAACAACTATTTACCGGAAAGATGAGAGTATTCACTATCAGTTGAAGATGAAGGCTTCCAGATCCTTAATAAGCGAGGTTAAAGAGAGATTCCCCCACATGCCATTCACTTCAAG ATCATTGGAGGAGAAAAGGGCACGACTTGGACTTGTGGAGTGTGTGAACCATGGTCATTTGCAACCATATCCTGTTCTTTATGAGAAGGCTG GGGATGTTGTTGCCCAGATTAAATTCACAGTTTTGCTGATGCCAAATGGATCGGATAAGATCACTTCACACACACTTCAGGAGCTTCAACCTACGAAGACCATTGATGACCCTGAGATCAAAGGATGGTTAGCCTTGGGTATCAAAAAGAAGAAGGGTGGTGGAAAGAAGAAGAAAG CCAAGAAGGCAGGAGAGGCCTCAACGGAGGCTGAGCCAATGGAAGCAAGTAGCAATGCTGAAGCATGA